One Aquamicrobium sp. genomic region harbors:
- a CDS encoding isochorismatase family protein has product MAKTLLQLAGADLTPPKLTDTAVVVVDAQREYVDGRLPLHGVDAALDNIAALLAAARAAGAPVIHVRHKGQPGGLFGPDTTGYALAPQAAALAGETVIDKGLPNSFAGTALKEALDATGRKRLVVAGFMTHMCVSSTTRAAGEHGFGVVVLSDATATRDLPAPGGGGIIPAAALHEAELAALADRFALVCPTAELVR; this is encoded by the coding sequence ATGGCAAAAACGCTACTCCAGCTCGCCGGCGCGGATTTGACGCCGCCGAAGCTGACCGACACCGCCGTGGTCGTCGTCGACGCCCAGCGCGAATATGTCGACGGCAGGCTGCCGCTTCACGGCGTCGACGCCGCGCTCGACAACATCGCCGCGCTGCTCGCTGCGGCGCGCGCGGCCGGCGCGCCGGTGATCCATGTCCGGCACAAGGGCCAGCCGGGCGGCCTGTTCGGCCCGGACACGACCGGATACGCGCTCGCGCCGCAGGCCGCCGCCTTGGCCGGCGAGACGGTGATCGACAAGGGCCTACCCAATTCCTTCGCCGGCACGGCGCTCAAGGAGGCGCTCGACGCCACGGGGCGCAAGCGTCTCGTCGTCGCCGGCTTCATGACGCATATGTGCGTCTCCTCGACCACGCGCGCGGCGGGCGAGCACGGCTTCGGTGTCGTGGTCCTTTCCGACGCGACCGCGACGCGCGACCTGCCCGCGCCGGGCGGCGGCGGCATCATCCCCGCCGCCGCGCTGCACGAGGCCGAGCTTGCCGCGCTCGCCGACCGCTTCGCCCTTGTCTGCCCGACCGCTGAACTGGTGCGCTGA
- the glyS gene encoding glycine--tRNA ligase subunit beta → MPDLLLELRSEEIPARMQRKAAGDLKKLVADGLVEAGLTYEAAREYWTPRRLALDIRGITARSKDVSEEIKGPATTAPEQAIQGFLRKAGLASIDEAHVHSDPKKGDFYVARVSRPGRAAEEIVAGLMPGIIRNFPWPKSMRWGAASAKPGSLRWVRPLQSILCTFGPESSDPEVVDFEVDGIRAGNVTLGHRFHAPQAITVKRFDDYVTKLEAAKVVLDAERRKRIILDDARNLTFAAGLDLVEDEGLLEEVSGLLEWPVVLMGEFEQAFLGIPPEVIRLTIRANQKCFVTRPRGEAEKLSNRFVLVSNIEARDGGAEIARGNGKVVRARLSDAVHFWNTDQADLPDLAALTGSAEKFALDLKKPLDQRMARLDRLGVTFHAKLGTQGERVERIRRLAADLAPLVGAEPAMAERAAVLAKADLQTEVVGEFPELQGAMGRKYALLQGEDAAVAAAIEEHYRPQGPSDSVPTDPVSIAVALADKLDTLTGFWAIDEKPTGSKDPYALRRAALGVIRVLVENGVRLNLWSIFEFWETTLQPENVHVESATPISSADMRPARNADLLSFFHDRLKVYLRDKGARHDLIDAVITPEADDLLLVVSRVAALGIFLDSEDGQNLLAGTRRAANILAAEEKKGTAIAEDVDPILFRQDEEGALFEAVTHAEHEAGEAIARQDFSAAMQALAALRRPVDAFFEAVLVNDEDSFVRANRLALLSRIRGATGQMADFSKIAG, encoded by the coding sequence ATGCCCGACCTTCTGCTTGAACTTCGCTCCGAGGAAATCCCCGCGCGCATGCAAAGGAAGGCCGCCGGCGACCTGAAGAAGCTGGTCGCCGACGGGCTGGTCGAGGCCGGGCTGACCTACGAGGCGGCGCGCGAATACTGGACGCCGCGGCGCCTCGCGCTCGACATCCGCGGCATCACCGCCCGCTCGAAGGACGTCAGCGAGGAGATCAAAGGGCCCGCGACGACCGCACCGGAGCAGGCGATCCAGGGTTTTCTGCGCAAGGCGGGCCTCGCCTCCATCGACGAGGCGCATGTCCATTCCGACCCGAAGAAGGGCGATTTCTACGTCGCGCGCGTCTCGCGTCCCGGCCGCGCCGCCGAGGAGATCGTCGCCGGCCTGATGCCCGGCATCATCCGCAACTTCCCGTGGCCGAAGTCGATGCGCTGGGGCGCGGCCTCGGCGAAGCCCGGCAGCCTGCGCTGGGTGCGGCCGCTGCAATCCATCCTCTGCACCTTCGGGCCGGAATCGTCGGATCCCGAGGTGGTCGATTTCGAGGTCGACGGCATCCGCGCCGGCAACGTCACCTTAGGCCACCGCTTCCATGCGCCGCAGGCCATTACCGTCAAGCGGTTCGACGACTACGTGACGAAGCTCGAAGCCGCGAAGGTCGTGCTCGACGCCGAGCGCCGCAAGCGCATCATCCTCGACGACGCGCGCAACCTGACCTTCGCCGCCGGCCTCGACCTTGTCGAGGACGAGGGGCTGCTGGAGGAGGTCTCGGGGCTGCTCGAATGGCCGGTCGTGCTGATGGGCGAGTTCGAGCAGGCCTTTCTCGGCATCCCGCCCGAGGTCATCCGCCTGACCATACGCGCCAACCAGAAATGCTTCGTCACCCGCCCGCGCGGCGAGGCGGAGAAGCTCTCCAACCGCTTCGTGCTGGTCTCCAACATCGAGGCGCGCGACGGCGGCGCCGAGATCGCCCGCGGCAACGGCAAGGTGGTGCGCGCCCGGCTTTCCGACGCCGTGCATTTCTGGAACACCGACCAGGCCGACCTGCCGGACCTCGCCGCGCTGACCGGGTCGGCGGAGAAGTTCGCGCTGGATTTGAAAAAGCCGCTCGACCAGCGCATGGCGCGGCTCGACCGGCTGGGCGTCACCTTCCACGCCAAGCTCGGCACGCAAGGCGAGCGCGTCGAGCGCATCCGCCGGCTGGCGGCCGATCTCGCGCCGCTGGTCGGGGCCGAGCCGGCGATGGCCGAGCGCGCCGCCGTGCTGGCCAAGGCCGACCTGCAAACCGAGGTCGTCGGCGAGTTCCCCGAGCTGCAGGGCGCGATGGGCCGCAAATACGCCCTGCTGCAAGGCGAGGACGCGGCCGTCGCCGCCGCCATCGAGGAGCACTACCGGCCGCAGGGACCGTCGGATTCGGTGCCCACCGACCCGGTCTCCATCGCCGTCGCCCTCGCCGACAAGCTCGACACGCTTACCGGCTTCTGGGCCATCGACGAGAAGCCGACCGGCTCCAAGGACCCCTACGCGCTCAGAAGGGCGGCGCTCGGCGTCATCCGCGTTCTGGTCGAAAATGGGGTGCGGCTAAATCTATGGTCCATTTTTGAGTTTTGGGAGACAACACTCCAGCCCGAGAACGTGCATGTAGAGTCAGCGACGCCGATCTCTTCGGCAGACATGCGTCCGGCGCGAAATGCCGACCTCCTCTCCTTCTTCCACGACCGGCTGAAGGTCTATCTGCGCGACAAGGGCGCGCGGCACGATCTGATCGACGCGGTGATCACGCCGGAGGCCGACGATTTGCTGCTCGTCGTCTCCCGCGTCGCCGCGCTCGGCATCTTCCTCGATTCGGAGGACGGGCAGAACCTGCTCGCCGGAACCAGGCGCGCCGCCAACATCCTCGCCGCCGAGGAGAAGAAGGGCACGGCCATCGCGGAAGACGTCGACCCGATCCTGTTCCGTCAGGACGAGGAAGGCGCGCTGTTCGAGGCCGTCACCCATGCCGAGCACGAGGCGGGCGAGGCCATCGCGAGGCAGGACTTCTCCGCCGCCATGCAGGCGCTTGCGGCGCTGCGCCGCCCTGTCGATGCCTTCTTCGAGGCGGTGCTGGTCAATGACGAGGACAGTTTCGTGCGCGCCAACCGTCTGGCGCTGCTGTCGCGCATCCGCGGCGCGACCGGGCAGATGGCGGATTTCTCGAAGATCGCCGGGTAG
- a CDS encoding L-threonylcarbamoyladenylate synthase, giving the protein MAEILPLDEALQPALALLAAGEVVALPTETVYGLAGDATNGEAVARIFEVKGRPRFNPLIVHVSSLDMARKIGVFDDASLKLAETFWPGPLTLVLKLRDGHAIHPLVTTGLDTVALRMPRGFASAVIAASDRPLAAPSANSSGRISGTTAEAVNEDLGAKIRLIADGGPTPVGLESTIVKVGPEGVRILRPGGVASEEIEATLGMKVLRGGAAGIEAPGMLASHYAPDAAMRLDAAEVRSGEALLAFGPARIAGAERALAVLNLSEAGDLREAAANLYHHMKALDRTGAGVIAVEPVPATGLGEAIRDRLGRAAAPRDG; this is encoded by the coding sequence TTGGCCGAAATCCTCCCGCTCGACGAGGCGCTTCAACCCGCGCTGGCGCTGCTCGCCGCCGGCGAGGTCGTGGCGCTGCCGACCGAGACGGTCTACGGCCTCGCCGGCGACGCCACCAATGGCGAGGCGGTGGCGCGCATCTTCGAGGTCAAGGGCAGGCCGCGCTTCAACCCGCTGATCGTCCACGTCTCCAGCCTCGACATGGCGAGAAAGATCGGCGTGTTCGACGACGCCTCGTTGAAGCTCGCGGAAACCTTCTGGCCCGGCCCGCTGACGCTGGTGCTGAAGCTGCGCGACGGCCACGCCATCCACCCGCTGGTGACGACCGGCCTCGACACGGTGGCGCTGCGCATGCCGCGCGGCTTCGCGAGCGCCGTCATCGCGGCCTCGGACCGACCGCTCGCCGCGCCCTCGGCCAATTCCTCGGGCCGCATCAGCGGCACGACGGCCGAGGCGGTCAACGAGGACCTCGGCGCGAAGATCAGGCTGATCGCAGACGGCGGGCCGACCCCGGTCGGGCTGGAATCGACCATCGTCAAGGTCGGGCCGGAGGGCGTGCGCATCCTGCGGCCGGGCGGGGTGGCGAGCGAGGAGATCGAGGCGACGCTGGGCATGAAAGTGCTGCGCGGCGGCGCTGCCGGCATCGAGGCGCCCGGCATGCTCGCCTCGCACTACGCGCCCGACGCCGCGATGCGGCTCGACGCGGCCGAGGTCCGGTCCGGCGAGGCGCTGCTCGCCTTCGGGCCGGCGCGTATCGCCGGCGCGGAACGCGCGCTCGCCGTGCTGAACCTTTCCGAGGCCGGGGACCTGCGCGAAGCGGCGGCCAATCTCTATCATCACATGAAGGCGCTGGACCGGACGGGCGCGGGCGTGATCGCTGTCGAGCCGGTCCCGGCCACGGGGCTCGGCGAAGCGATCAGGGACCGGCTCGGCCGCGCCGCCGCGCCGCGGGACGGGTGA
- a CDS encoding FAD-binding oxidoreductase — MDAKLIERFAAIVGARHALTDPVETEPFVTEQRGLWPGRTPLVLRPGSVGEVAAILRFASETRIPIVPQGGNTGLVGGQVPDATGREVVLSLSRLNAVREIDIASNTITAEAGVTLHALREAADEAGRLFPLSLASQGTAQIGGNLSSNAGGTGVLAYGNARELCLGVEVVLPTGEVLDDLRKLKKDNTGYDLKNLFVGAEGTLGVITAAVLRLYPKPKGREVAWVGLESPEAALSLFSLASDRAGSSLTAFELMIDESLAFVLRHIPGTAAPLGSSHPWHVLIEISSGRSAEDARALIEEILGKGFEAGLVTDATLAASLAQAEGLWKLRESMSDSQRHEGASIKHDISVPVAAIPDFIREAWQAVVKIEPGARLVAFGHMGDGNLHYNISQPVGGASAAFLARYREVNDAVHAVVRAYRGSISAEHGIGRMKRDELIATAPPVATDLMRRIKAAFDPAGIMNPDKMI, encoded by the coding sequence ATGGATGCGAAGCTGATCGAGCGTTTTGCGGCAATCGTCGGGGCGCGCCATGCGCTGACCGACCCTGTCGAGACCGAGCCTTTCGTCACCGAGCAGCGTGGCCTGTGGCCGGGCCGGACGCCGCTGGTTCTGCGCCCCGGCAGCGTCGGCGAGGTCGCCGCGATCCTCAGGTTCGCCAGCGAGACGCGCATCCCCATCGTGCCGCAGGGCGGCAATACCGGCCTCGTCGGCGGGCAGGTGCCGGACGCCACCGGGCGCGAGGTGGTCCTGTCCCTGTCGCGGCTGAATGCGGTTCGCGAGATCGACATCGCCTCCAACACGATCACCGCCGAGGCGGGCGTGACGCTGCATGCCCTGCGCGAGGCGGCCGACGAGGCCGGACGGCTGTTTCCCCTGTCGCTCGCCTCGCAGGGCACGGCGCAGATCGGCGGCAACCTTTCCTCGAACGCCGGCGGCACCGGCGTGCTCGCCTATGGCAATGCGCGCGAATTGTGCCTCGGCGTCGAGGTGGTGCTGCCCACCGGCGAGGTGCTGGACGACCTGCGCAAGCTGAAGAAGGACAACACCGGCTACGACCTGAAGAACCTGTTCGTCGGAGCCGAGGGCACGCTCGGCGTCATCACCGCCGCCGTGCTCAGGCTCTATCCGAAGCCGAAGGGCAGGGAGGTGGCGTGGGTCGGGCTCGAAAGCCCCGAGGCGGCGCTGTCGCTGTTCTCGCTCGCCTCCGACCGGGCCGGCTCGAGCCTGACCGCCTTCGAGCTGATGATCGACGAAAGCCTCGCTTTCGTGCTGCGCCATATTCCGGGCACGGCCGCGCCGCTCGGCTCCTCCCATCCGTGGCATGTGCTGATCGAGATCTCCTCCGGCCGTTCGGCCGAGGACGCACGCGCCCTGATCGAGGAGATCCTCGGCAAAGGCTTCGAGGCCGGGCTGGTCACCGACGCCACGCTCGCCGCCAGCCTCGCCCAGGCGGAAGGCCTGTGGAAGCTGCGCGAATCGATGTCCGACTCGCAGCGCCACGAGGGCGCGTCGATCAAGCACGACATCTCCGTGCCGGTCGCCGCGATCCCCGATTTCATCCGCGAAGCCTGGCAGGCGGTGGTGAAGATCGAGCCGGGCGCGCGGCTCGTCGCCTTCGGCCACATGGGCGACGGCAACCTGCACTACAACATCTCGCAGCCGGTCGGCGGCGCATCGGCCGCCTTCCTCGCCCGCTACCGCGAGGTCAACGATGCCGTGCATGCCGTAGTGCGAGCCTATCGCGGCTCGATCTCGGCCGAGCACGGCATCGGCCGGATGAAGCGCGACGAGCTGATCGCCACCGCCCCGCCCGTCGCCACCGACCTGATGCGCCGCATCAAGGCCGCGTTCGACCCGGCCGGGATCATGAACCCCGACAAGATGATTTAA
- a CDS encoding DUF6101 family protein, which translates to MKPALKPTWAGSDLRLDPFRLPQAVSYAARDDLGDVTFTIDHRGVTIRRLLEASRLPVSIALPARAFRGVAARAIEDGDGEVTVTLELLHADPMLSVPLLVAHDLDDVAADWRAWSDAYQLPMLLIESDGEARTLEESLGLVKKRPPAERRKGRVSMQRRPRFLARRRVGDSGGNLGVRLVVDGYEIIARDEN; encoded by the coding sequence TTGAAACCCGCCCTGAAACCCACTTGGGCCGGCAGCGACCTGCGGCTCGATCCCTTCCGCCTGCCGCAGGCGGTTTCCTATGCCGCGCGCGACGATCTCGGCGACGTGACCTTCACCATCGACCATCGCGGCGTCACCATCCGCCGCCTGCTGGAAGCGAGCCGCCTGCCGGTGTCGATCGCGCTGCCGGCGCGCGCCTTCCGCGGCGTCGCGGCCCGCGCCATCGAGGACGGCGACGGCGAGGTGACGGTGACGCTGGAGCTGCTGCACGCCGACCCGATGCTGTCGGTGCCGCTGCTCGTCGCCCACGATCTCGACGACGTCGCCGCCGACTGGCGCGCGTGGTCTGACGCCTACCAGCTGCCGATGCTGCTGATCGAATCCGACGGCGAGGCGCGCACGCTGGAAGAATCGCTCGGGCTGGTCAAGAAGCGCCCGCCGGCGGAGCGCCGCAAGGGCCGCGTGTCGATGCAGCGCCGTCCGCGCTTCCTCGCCCGGCGGCGGGTCGGGGATTCGGGCGGCAATCTCGGCGTGCGCCTCGTCGTCGACGGCTACGAGATCATCGCCCGCGACGAAAACTAG
- the ubiA gene encoding 4-hydroxybenzoate octaprenyltransferase has translation MENIQSKDAQGRVADAPSGHWVYRLLPRPLWPYAQLARWDRPIGWWLLMWPCWWSAAMAASARAVPGAALIDVLPSPWHLLLFMVGAILMRGAGCTYNDIVDEDIDDKVARTRSRPLPSGKVTRRQAWGFLALQCLGGLLVLLQFNWFAVAVGAASLAVVAVYPFMKRFTDWPQLFLGLAFSWGAWMGWAAHFGALELAPALLYFGSILWVIGYDTIYAHQDKEDDALVGVRSTARLFGGRTKQWLIGLYGAALLFFFVAFANAAVPMPALAGLLAAGAHLWRQIRVLDIDDPDQCLRLFKSNSTVGWLIFLGLLGGGVWASISPNF, from the coding sequence ATGGAAAACATCCAGAGCAAGGACGCGCAGGGCCGCGTCGCCGACGCCCCTTCCGGCCATTGGGTCTATCGCCTGCTGCCGCGCCCCTTGTGGCCCTACGCGCAGCTCGCGCGCTGGGACCGGCCGATCGGCTGGTGGCTGCTGATGTGGCCGTGCTGGTGGTCGGCGGCGATGGCGGCGTCGGCCCGGGCCGTGCCGGGCGCGGCGCTGATCGACGTGCTGCCCTCGCCCTGGCATCTGCTGCTGTTCATGGTCGGCGCGATCCTGATGCGCGGGGCCGGCTGCACCTATAACGACATCGTCGACGAGGACATCGACGACAAGGTGGCGCGCACCCGCTCGCGCCCGCTCCCCTCGGGCAAGGTGACGCGCCGGCAGGCGTGGGGCTTCCTCGCCCTGCAATGTCTCGGCGGCCTCCTCGTGCTCCTCCAGTTCAACTGGTTCGCGGTCGCCGTCGGCGCCGCCTCGCTCGCCGTGGTCGCAGTCTACCCGTTCATGAAGCGGTTCACCGACTGGCCGCAGCTCTTCCTCGGCCTCGCCTTCTCATGGGGCGCGTGGATGGGCTGGGCGGCGCATTTCGGCGCGCTGGAGCTCGCGCCGGCCCTCCTCTATTTCGGCTCGATCCTGTGGGTGATCGGCTACGACACGATCTACGCCCATCAGGACAAGGAGGACGACGCGCTGGTCGGCGTGCGCTCGACCGCGCGGCTGTTCGGCGGCAGGACGAAGCAATGGCTGATCGGGCTCTACGGCGCGGCGCTGCTGTTCTTCTTCGTCGCCTTCGCCAACGCCGCCGTGCCGATGCCGGCGCTGGCCGGCCTGCTGGCGGCCGGCGCGCATCTGTGGCGGCAGATCAGGGTCCTCGACATCGACGACCCCGACCAGTGCCTCAGGCTGTTCAAGTCGAACTCGACCGTCGGCTGGCTGATCTTCCTCGGCCTTCTCGGCGGCGGCGTCTGGGCCTCGATCAGCCCGAACTTCTAG
- a CDS encoding type II toxin-antitoxin system VapC family toxin codes for MILVDTSVWIDHLRGGEAELARLLEAGLAATHPLVVGELAMGNLRARDSILALLGNLPQAVVAGDEEVLAYVARHRLFGIGIGYADAHLLAATQLTAGASLWTRDRRLREAAGRLGVDSGRD; via the coding sequence ATGATCCTGGTCGACACCTCGGTCTGGATCGACCATCTGCGCGGCGGCGAGGCCGAGCTCGCGCGGTTGCTCGAAGCAGGCCTCGCCGCGACGCATCCGCTCGTGGTGGGCGAGTTGGCGATGGGAAACCTGCGCGCCCGCGACTCGATTCTCGCTCTATTGGGAAACCTGCCGCAGGCCGTGGTCGCGGGCGACGAGGAGGTTCTCGCCTATGTCGCGCGCCACCGGCTTTTCGGCATCGGCATCGGCTATGCCGACGCACATCTCCTTGCCGCCACGCAGCTCACCGCGGGCGCGAGCCTGTGGACGCGCGACAGGCGATTGCGGGAGGCTGCCGGCCGCCTCGGCGTCGATTCAGGGCGGGACTGA
- a CDS encoding type II toxin-antitoxin system VapB family antitoxin gives MRTTLSLDDELMAQAQAFTGLKEKSALVREALKALIERESARRLALLGGSEPQLEPIPRRRS, from the coding sequence ATGCGGACGACCCTGTCGCTCGACGACGAGCTGATGGCGCAGGCGCAGGCCTTCACCGGCCTGAAGGAGAAATCGGCGCTGGTGCGAGAGGCGTTGAAGGCGTTGATCGAGCGGGAAAGCGCCCGGCGCCTTGCCCTGCTCGGCGGCAGCGAGCCGCAGCTTGAGCCCATCCCCCGGCGCCGTTCCTGA
- the purD gene encoding phosphoribosylamine--glycine ligase has translation MNVLLIGSGGREHALAWKISASPLLGKLYAAPGNPGIASHAECVALDVADHAAVVAFAKEKEIGLVVVGPEAPLVAGLADDLHTAGIRVFGPSAKAAQLEGSKGFTKDLCARYGIPTAAYGRFGNAADARAYAQEVGAPIVVKADGLAAGKGVTVAMELDEALSAIDACFEGAFGAAGAEVVVEEFLEGEEASFFFLCDGKTALPFGTAQDHKRVGDGDTGPNTGGMGAYSPAPVLTPELEAQVTSQIVEPTMRGMAEMGMPFAGVLYAGLMLTKDGPKLIEYNARFGDPECQVLMLRLEDDLLPLLLASAEGRLADFSPLWRDEPALTVVMAAKGYPGTPEKGSVISGVEDGGDGVVIFHAGTARDASGRLVAAGGRVLNVTAAGATVLEAQARAYAAIERIDWPGGFCRRDIGWRAVEREKTAG, from the coding sequence ATGAACGTACTCCTGATCGGTTCGGGCGGGCGCGAGCATGCGCTGGCGTGGAAGATTTCGGCCTCGCCGCTGCTTGGCAAGCTCTATGCCGCGCCCGGCAATCCCGGCATCGCAAGCCACGCCGAATGCGTCGCGCTCGACGTCGCCGACCACGCCGCGGTCGTCGCCTTCGCGAAGGAGAAGGAGATCGGCCTCGTCGTCGTCGGGCCGGAAGCGCCGCTGGTCGCCGGGCTGGCGGACGATCTTCACACCGCCGGCATCCGCGTCTTCGGCCCCTCGGCCAAGGCGGCGCAGCTTGAGGGCTCCAAGGGCTTCACCAAGGATCTGTGCGCGCGATACGGCATTCCCACCGCCGCCTATGGCCGCTTCGGCAACGCCGCCGACGCCCGCGCCTATGCGCAAGAAGTCGGCGCGCCCATCGTCGTCAAGGCCGATGGCCTCGCCGCCGGCAAAGGCGTGACGGTGGCGATGGAGCTCGACGAGGCGCTTTCCGCCATCGACGCCTGCTTCGAGGGCGCGTTCGGCGCGGCCGGGGCGGAGGTCGTCGTGGAGGAATTCCTCGAAGGCGAGGAGGCGAGCTTCTTCTTCCTGTGCGACGGGAAAACCGCGCTGCCCTTCGGCACGGCGCAGGACCACAAGCGCGTTGGCGACGGCGACACCGGCCCCAACACCGGCGGCATGGGCGCCTATTCGCCCGCCCCGGTGCTGACGCCGGAACTGGAGGCGCAGGTGACAAGCCAGATCGTCGAGCCGACCATGCGCGGCATGGCCGAGATGGGCATGCCGTTCGCCGGCGTGCTCTATGCCGGGCTGATGCTGACGAAGGACGGGCCGAAGCTCATCGAGTACAATGCCCGCTTCGGCGATCCGGAATGCCAGGTGCTGATGCTGCGCCTGGAGGACGACCTCCTGCCGCTGCTTCTGGCGTCCGCCGAGGGCAGGCTGGCGGATTTTTCTCCGCTCTGGCGCGACGAGCCGGCGCTGACCGTGGTGATGGCGGCGAAGGGCTATCCCGGCACGCCGGAAAAGGGCAGCGTCATCTCCGGCGTCGAGGATGGAGGCGATGGCGTCGTGATCTTCCACGCCGGCACCGCGCGCGACGCTTCGGGGCGGCTGGTGGCAGCAGGCGGCCGCGTGCTCAACGTCACCGCCGCCGGCGCGACGGTTCTTGAGGCGCAGGCCCGCGCCTACGCCGCCATCGAGCGCATCGACTGGCCGGGCGGCTTCTGCCGCCGCGACATCGGCTGGCGCGCGGTGGAACGCGAGAAGACTGCCGGCTGA
- a CDS encoding acyl-CoA dehydrogenase, with the protein MYRAPVAEIAHTLKHVAGLGAALESGRLGDLSEDLVDAILEEAGRFASDEVTPLRTVGDEVGAVWKDGDVTMPPGWRDLYRRWIDGGWNALAGPVDHGGQGLPTMLSVAALEMWNSGSMAFALGPTLTMGAVEAIEKHGSDALKATYLEKLVTGEWMGTMNLTEPQAGSDLAALRTRAEPAGDGTYRIFGQKIFITYGEHDFTDNIVHLVLARLPDAPAGTRGISLFLVPKFLVNADGSLGARNDAFCASIEHKLGIHASPTCTMIYGDGFAKDREPGAIGWLVGEENRGLACMFTMMNNARLAVGMQGVAVAEAAYQKALSYAQERRQGKAADYAGEGMAPIVHHPDVRRNLITMKALTQAARAIAYACAHAIDLSKAGGEDAARWSERAGLLTPLAKAFPTDIGVEVSSIGVQIHGGMGFIEETGAAALYRDSRIAPIYEGTNGIQAIDLVTRKLPLSGGETVKAYIDELRGDVEALRKANAEGFGRTADKVSAALDDLQAATDYLLAALGGGRTQEALAGATPYLRLFSLAAGGAYLIRGALAGQDKARVSLARFFAENLIDETAALKNRVTEGADSLDTAAAALAL; encoded by the coding sequence ATGTACCGCGCGCCCGTTGCCGAGATCGCCCATACGCTCAAGCACGTCGCGGGCCTCGGCGCCGCGCTGGAATCCGGCCGGCTCGGCGACCTCTCGGAAGACCTCGTCGACGCCATCCTCGAGGAGGCCGGCCGCTTCGCCTCCGACGAGGTGACGCCGCTGCGCACCGTCGGCGACGAGGTCGGCGCGGTGTGGAAGGACGGCGACGTCACCATGCCACCCGGCTGGCGCGACCTCTACCGCCGCTGGATCGACGGCGGCTGGAACGCGCTGGCCGGCCCGGTCGATCACGGCGGGCAGGGCCTGCCGACCATGCTCTCCGTCGCGGCGCTCGAAATGTGGAACTCCGGCTCCATGGCCTTCGCGCTGGGACCCACGCTGACCATGGGCGCGGTCGAGGCCATCGAGAAGCACGGCTCCGATGCGCTCAAGGCGACCTATCTCGAAAAGCTCGTCACCGGCGAGTGGATGGGCACCATGAACCTCACCGAGCCGCAGGCCGGCTCCGACCTCGCCGCGCTGCGCACCCGCGCCGAGCCGGCCGGCGACGGCACCTACCGCATCTTCGGCCAGAAGATCTTCATCACCTATGGCGAGCACGATTTCACCGACAACATCGTCCACCTCGTGCTCGCCCGCCTGCCCGACGCGCCGGCCGGCACGCGCGGCATCTCGCTGTTCCTCGTGCCGAAGTTCCTCGTCAACGCCGACGGCTCGCTCGGCGCGCGCAACGACGCCTTCTGCGCCTCCATCGAGCACAAGCTCGGCATCCACGCCTCGCCGACCTGCACCATGATCTATGGCGACGGCTTCGCGAAGGACAGGGAGCCGGGGGCCATCGGCTGGCTGGTCGGCGAGGAGAATCGCGGCCTCGCCTGCATGTTCACCATGATGAACAACGCCCGCCTCGCCGTCGGCATGCAGGGCGTCGCCGTCGCCGAGGCCGCCTACCAGAAGGCGCTTTCCTACGCGCAGGAGCGCCGGCAGGGCAAGGCGGCGGACTATGCCGGCGAGGGCATGGCGCCCATCGTCCACCACCCCGACGTCCGGCGCAACCTCATCACCATGAAGGCGCTGACCCAGGCGGCCCGCGCCATTGCCTATGCCTGCGCCCACGCCATCGACCTGAGCAAGGCGGGCGGCGAGGACGCGGCCAGATGGAGCGAGCGCGCCGGGCTGCTCACCCCGCTCGCCAAGGCGTTCCCGACCGACATCGGCGTCGAGGTCTCGTCCATCGGCGTCCAGATCCATGGCGGCATGGGCTTCATCGAGGAGACGGGCGCGGCCGCGCTCTATCGCGACTCGCGCATCGCGCCGATCTACGAGGGCACCAACGGCATCCAGGCCATCGACCTCGTCACCCGCAAGCTGCCGCTGTCGGGCGGCGAGACGGTGAAAGCCTACATCGACGAGCTGCGCGGCGACGTCGAGGCGCTGCGCAAGGCCAATGCCGAGGGTTTCGGGCGAACGGCGGACAAGGTCTCCGCCGCGCTCGACGATCTCCAGGCCGCGACCGACTACCTGCTCGCCGCGCTCGGCGGCGGCAGGACGCAGGAGGCGCTGGCCGGCGCGACGCCGTATCTGCGGCTCTTCTCGCTCGCGGCCGGCGGGGCCTATCTGATCCGCGGCGCACTTGCCGGGCAGGACAAGGCCCGCGTCTCGCTCGCCCGCTTCTTTGCCGAGAACCTGATCGACGAGACGGCCGCGCTGAAGAACCGCGTCACCGAGGGCGCGGACAGCCTCGACACGGCCGCGGCGGCGCTGGCGCTGTAA